In Prunus dulcis chromosome 1, ALMONDv2, whole genome shotgun sequence, the following are encoded in one genomic region:
- the LOC117632995 gene encoding aspartate aminotransferase, cytoplasmic-like isoform X1, with protein MEMESRDGGSVFAHIPKVPEVPLYALQVAYGKDPSPLKLNLGFGVYRTEDGKPFILNVVRRVERLLVNDMSNFKEYLPITGIAEFNRWSARLILGADSPAIKENRVNTVQCLSGTGSLRIGAEFLAKHYPQHHTVYMSQPTYGNHPNLFSVAGLAIKTYRYYDPGTCGLDFQGMLEDLQSAPSGAIVLLQACAHNPTGVDPTIPQWEQIRQLMRSKGLLPFFDSAYQGFVSGNLDDDAQSIRLFVADGGECLIAQSYSKIMGLYGERVGALSIVCKTAEVASHVESQLKLVIRPMYSNPPIHGAAIAAAILKDRDLYNEWSIEVKAMNDRLISMRQRLFDALCDKGTPGDWSHITKHVGMFTFSGLNPAQVAFMTKEYHIYMPSDGRINMAGLGPKTVPHLVDAIHAAVTTLCLN; from the exons ATGGAGATGGAGTCCCGAGATGGTGGTTCTGTATTTGCCCACATTCCTAAGGTTCCTGAAGTACCACTTTATGCG TTGCAGGTTGCTTATGGCAAAGACCCGAGTCCCCTGAAGCTGAATTTGGGCTTTGGTGTTTATAGAACAGAG GATGGGAAGCCTTTTATTTTGAATGTAGTTAGAAGAGTGGAGCGCTTACTAGTTAATGACAT GTCCAATTTTAAGGAGTATCTTCCTATTACCGGAATCGCAGAATTCAACAGATGGAGTGCTAGACTCATTTTGGGTGCTGACAG CCCTGCTATTAAGGAGAATAGAGTCAACACTGTCCAATGCTTGTCTGGTACTGGCTCATTGAGGATCGGAGCTGAGTTTTTAGCGAAACATTACCCCCAA CACCATACAGTGTACATGTCCCAGCCAACATATGGAAACCACCCAAATTTGTTCTCTGTGGCAGGGCTAGCAATAAAAACTTATCGTTACTATGACCCAGGAACATGTGGACTGGACTTTCAAG GCATGTTGGAAGATCTCCAATCAGCCCCATCCGGAGCTATCGTGCTTCTCCAAGCATGTGCTCATAACCCTACTGGTGTTGATCCAACTATTCCACAGTGGGAGCAGATAAGACAATTGATGAGATCAAAAGGGTTGTTACCTTTCTTTGATTCTGCTTATCAG GGTTTTGTCAGTGGAAATCTGGATGACGATGCCCAATCTATTCGTCTGTTTGTTGCTGATGGCGGCGAATGCCTTATAGCCCAATCATATTCGAAGATTATGGGGCTTTATGGTGAACGTGTTGGTGCACTCAGCATT GTTTGCAAGACAGCAGAAGTGGCTAGCCATGTTGAAAGCCAGCTGAAACTTGTGATCAGGCCCATGTATTCTAACCCACCCATTCATGGGGCAGCCATCGCGGCTGCCATCCTAAAGGACAG GGATTTGTACAACGAATGGAGTATAGAAGTGAAGGCAATGAATGACCGCCTTATTAGCATGCGCCAACGCCTATTCGATGCACTGTGTGATAAAG GTACTCCTGGTGACTGGAGTCACATAACCAAACATGTGGGGATGTTTACTTTCTCTGGATTGAACCCTGCACAAGTTGCATTCATGACAAAAGAGTATCATATCTACATGCCATCTGATGG GAGGATTAACATGGCGGGTCTTGGTCCTAAGACAGTTCCTCATCTTGTAGATGCAATACATGCAGCTGTTACCACCCTTTGTCTAAATTAG
- the LOC117633011 gene encoding tetraspanin-19-like isoform X2 produces MVGCARCCVHTSMRAVNLFVNLCGVGVIIYSLWLIKKWQVGVSELPSVSYIPKPWFIYACLGVGMAVCLSTLCGHIVAHRSSSSVLFIYIISIFSLLCLEVSVIVAIFYKMNWEMQLAKFIDKNHIKFKDFLIFHVNMCRLIVILILVPQIKVIVLAAILWVIGAEPRAHCNDSEIPNFRYSFLAAPTQSLLDVSRHGFINYEASPRESFLSYVNRFFRMQFHRRVSLS; encoded by the exons ATGGTAGGCTGCGCTAGGTGTTGCGTGCACACTTCAATGAGAGCAGTGAACTTATTTGTCAATCTTTGTGGTGTTGGAGTGATTATCTACTCTCTTTGGCTCATCAAGAAATGGCAGGTTGGAGTTTCTGAGCTGCCTTCTGTTTCATATATACCTAAGCCATG GtttatatatgcatgtttaGGTGTGGGAATGGCTGTCTGCTTAAGCACACTTTGCGGTCATATCGTTGCTCACCGTAGCAGCAGTTCTGTTCTCTTCATA TACATTATCTCCATCTTCTCCCTTCTCTGCCTTGAAGTTTCCGTGATTGTCGCAATTTTCTATAAGATGAATTGGGAAATG CAACTTGCAAAGTTCATTGATAAGAACCACATCAAGTTCAAGGACTTCTTGATATTTCATGTCAACATGTGCCGCCTGATTGTAATTCTCATTTTGGTGCCACAG ATCAAAGTTATTGTTCTAGCAGCTATTCTCTGGGTTATTGGGGCTGAGCCAAGAGCACACTGCAACGATTCCGAAATACCCAACTTCAGATATTCTTTTCTGGCAGCACCTACCCAATCTCTACTTGATGTATCAAGACACGGTTTCATAAATTATGAAGCTTCCCCAAGAGAGAGCTTTTTGTCATATGTTAACAGATTTTTCAGAATGCAATTTCATAGAAGAGTCAGTCTTAGTTAG
- the LOC117632995 gene encoding aspartate aminotransferase 3, chloroplastic-like isoform X2 — MEMESRDGGSVFAHIPKVPEVPLYALQVAYGKDPSPLKLNLGFGVYRTEDGKPFILNVVRRVERLLVNDMSNFKEYLPITGIAEFNRWSARLILGADSPAIKENRVNTVQCLSGTGSLRIGAEFLAKHYPQHHTVYMSQPTYGNHPNLFSVAGLAIKTYRYYDPGTCGLDFQGMLEDLQSAPSGAIVLLQACAHNPTGVDPTIPQWEQIRQLMRSKGLLPFFDSAYQVCKTAEVASHVESQLKLVIRPMYSNPPIHGAAIAAAILKDRDLYNEWSIEVKAMNDRLISMRQRLFDALCDKGTPGDWSHITKHVGMFTFSGLNPAQVAFMTKEYHIYMPSDGRINMAGLGPKTVPHLVDAIHAAVTTLCLN, encoded by the exons ATGGAGATGGAGTCCCGAGATGGTGGTTCTGTATTTGCCCACATTCCTAAGGTTCCTGAAGTACCACTTTATGCG TTGCAGGTTGCTTATGGCAAAGACCCGAGTCCCCTGAAGCTGAATTTGGGCTTTGGTGTTTATAGAACAGAG GATGGGAAGCCTTTTATTTTGAATGTAGTTAGAAGAGTGGAGCGCTTACTAGTTAATGACAT GTCCAATTTTAAGGAGTATCTTCCTATTACCGGAATCGCAGAATTCAACAGATGGAGTGCTAGACTCATTTTGGGTGCTGACAG CCCTGCTATTAAGGAGAATAGAGTCAACACTGTCCAATGCTTGTCTGGTACTGGCTCATTGAGGATCGGAGCTGAGTTTTTAGCGAAACATTACCCCCAA CACCATACAGTGTACATGTCCCAGCCAACATATGGAAACCACCCAAATTTGTTCTCTGTGGCAGGGCTAGCAATAAAAACTTATCGTTACTATGACCCAGGAACATGTGGACTGGACTTTCAAG GCATGTTGGAAGATCTCCAATCAGCCCCATCCGGAGCTATCGTGCTTCTCCAAGCATGTGCTCATAACCCTACTGGTGTTGATCCAACTATTCCACAGTGGGAGCAGATAAGACAATTGATGAGATCAAAAGGGTTGTTACCTTTCTTTGATTCTGCTTATCAG GTTTGCAAGACAGCAGAAGTGGCTAGCCATGTTGAAAGCCAGCTGAAACTTGTGATCAGGCCCATGTATTCTAACCCACCCATTCATGGGGCAGCCATCGCGGCTGCCATCCTAAAGGACAG GGATTTGTACAACGAATGGAGTATAGAAGTGAAGGCAATGAATGACCGCCTTATTAGCATGCGCCAACGCCTATTCGATGCACTGTGTGATAAAG GTACTCCTGGTGACTGGAGTCACATAACCAAACATGTGGGGATGTTTACTTTCTCTGGATTGAACCCTGCACAAGTTGCATTCATGACAAAAGAGTATCATATCTACATGCCATCTGATGG GAGGATTAACATGGCGGGTCTTGGTCCTAAGACAGTTCCTCATCTTGTAGATGCAATACATGCAGCTGTTACCACCCTTTGTCTAAATTAG
- the LOC117623540 gene encoding D-amino-acid transaminase, chloroplastic isoform X2, producing the protein MYSSIFGGITTDPAAMVIPIDDHMVHRGHGVFDTAAIRDGYLYELDQHLDRILRSASMAKIDIPFDRESIRRILIQTVSASKCKTGSLRYWLSTGPGDFQLSPSGCHQPALYAIVIQDLSPFNSKGIKVVTSSIPIKPPQFATMKSVNYLPNVLSKMEAEEEGAFAAIWLDCDGFIAEGPNMNVAFVTKEKELVMPQFDKILSGCTAKRVLVLAEGLVREGKLRGVRIENVTVEEGKKADEMMLIGSGILVRPVVQWDEQVIGDGKEGSLTQILLNLIIEDMKSGPPTVREPIPY; encoded by the exons ATGTACTCTAGCATTTTTGGAGGAATCACAACTGATCCAGCTGCTATGGTGATCCCCATTGATGACCACATGGTCCACAGAGGGCATGGTGTTTTCGACACTGCTGCTATAAGAGATGG GTATCTGTACGAGTTGGACCAGCACCTGGACCGTATTTTACGGTCAGCATCCATGGCCAAAATTGACATACCATTTGATCGAGAAAGCATAAGGAGAATACTCATACAAACTGTGAGTGCTTCCAAGTGCAAAACAGGATCACTAAGGTACTGGCTCTCGACGGGGCCTGGTGATTTTCAGTTATCTCCATCTGGCTGCCATCAGCCAGCTCTTTATGCTATTGTAATCCAAGATCTATCACCGTTCAATTCGAAGGGCATTAAAGTAGTTACTTCATCAATCCCAATAAAACCTCCCCAATTTGCAACCATGAAGAGTGTGAATTATCTTCCAAATGTGCTTTCAAAGATGGAGGCTGAAGAAGAAGGTGCATTTGCAGCAATTTGGCTGGACTGTGATGGATTCATTGCTGAAGGGCCTAACATGAATGTGGCTTTTGTTACAAAAGAGAAGGAACTTGTGATGCCTCAGTTTGACAAAATCCTAAGCGGATGCACAGCTAAGAGAGTTTTGGTTCTTGCAGAAGGGCTGGTGAGGGAGGGTAAGCTTCGGGGAGTAAGGATAGAAAATGTGACTGTTGAGGAAGGGAAGAAGGCAGATGAGATGATGCTTATTGGCAGTGGAATTCTCGTTCGCCCTGTAGTGCAGTGGGATGAGCAGGTCATTGGTGATG GCAAAGAAGGCTCCTTGACTCAGATTCTATTGAATCTTATTATCGAGGACATGAAATCTGGCCCTCCTACTGTCCGAGAGCCTATTCCTTACTAA
- the LOC117633011 gene encoding tetraspanin-19-like isoform X1: protein MVGCARCCVHTSMRAVNLFVNLCGVGVIIYSLWLIKKWQVGVSELPSVSYIPKPWFIYACLGVGMAVCLSTLCGHIVAHRSSSSVLFIYIISIFSLLCLEVSVIVAIFYKMNWEMQLAKFIDKNHIKFKDFLIFHVNMCRLIVILILVPQWPFLQIKVIVLAAILWVIGAEPRAHCNDSEIPNFRYSFLAAPTQSLLDVSRHGFINYEASPRESFLSYVNRFFRMQFHRRVSLS from the exons ATGGTAGGCTGCGCTAGGTGTTGCGTGCACACTTCAATGAGAGCAGTGAACTTATTTGTCAATCTTTGTGGTGTTGGAGTGATTATCTACTCTCTTTGGCTCATCAAGAAATGGCAGGTTGGAGTTTCTGAGCTGCCTTCTGTTTCATATATACCTAAGCCATG GtttatatatgcatgtttaGGTGTGGGAATGGCTGTCTGCTTAAGCACACTTTGCGGTCATATCGTTGCTCACCGTAGCAGCAGTTCTGTTCTCTTCATA TACATTATCTCCATCTTCTCCCTTCTCTGCCTTGAAGTTTCCGTGATTGTCGCAATTTTCTATAAGATGAATTGGGAAATG CAACTTGCAAAGTTCATTGATAAGAACCACATCAAGTTCAAGGACTTCTTGATATTTCATGTCAACATGTGCCGCCTGATTGTAATTCTCATTTTGGTGCCACAG TGGCCATTTCTGCAGATCAAAGTTATTGTTCTAGCAGCTATTCTCTGGGTTATTGGGGCTGAGCCAAGAGCACACTGCAACGATTCCGAAATACCCAACTTCAGATATTCTTTTCTGGCAGCACCTACCCAATCTCTACTTGATGTATCAAGACACGGTTTCATAAATTATGAAGCTTCCCCAAGAGAGAGCTTTTTGTCATATGTTAACAGATTTTTCAGAATGCAATTTCATAGAAGAGTCAGTCTTAGTTAG
- the LOC117615599 gene encoding uncharacterized protein LOC117615599 gives MAIIGDALRQAFMPKHEYMSLREEDRAWGKIQRPLLMASMALVCFIVVVCTVISLNIVFPGDPAKRPFCGDRRLNSLPMNVRGGDSDPFPGAFYLTDQEIADYYWMVVFVPSMIIFLATFVYLVAGIAVAYSAPTRHGCLKVVENNYCASKRGGVRCLSILNAVFAVIFGLLALFLGSSLLTQGSSCSMPLFWCYEGGCWGMVLLYGGTAFFLRRRAAAILDEGEFGGRNLGLEMLENPLEVTPEVERRVNEGFKTWMGSSLLSSDEEDEPNSY, from the exons ATGGCGATAATCGGCGACGCGCTTCGCCAGGCCTTCATGCCCAAGCACGAGTACATGAGCCTCCGGGAAGAAGACAGAGCTTGGGGCAAGATTCAGAGACCTCTGTTAATGGCTTCCATGGCTCTCGTCTGTTTCATAGTTGTTGTGTGCACGGTTATCAGCTTGAACATTGTGTTTCCTGGCGACCCGGCGAAGCGGCCGTTCTGCGGCGACCGGAGGCTTAATTCTCTACCGATGAATGTGAGAGGGGGCGATTCTGATCCGTTTCCCGGAGCGTTTTATCTAACGGATCAAGAGATTGCGGATTACTATTGGATGGTTGTGTTCGTTCCCTCTATGATCATTTTCTTGGCTACCTTCGTGTATCTTGTTGCGG GAATCGCTGTTGCTTATTCTGCTCCAACAAGACACGGATGCTTAAAGGTAGTTGAGAATAACTACTGTGCTTCAAAAAGAG GTGGGGTTCGATGCCTCTCTATTCTGAATGCTGTCTTTGCTGTCATTTTTGGTCTTCTTGCATTGTTTCTTGGTTCAAGCCTCCTCACACAAGGAAGCTCCTGCTCTATGCCCCTGTTCTGGTGCTATGAGGGTGGGTGTTGGGGGATGGTTCTTCTATACGGCGGAACTGCCTTTTTTCTGAGAAGGAGAGCAGCTGCAATCCTTGATGAGGGAGAATTTGGTGGTCGAAACCTAGGGCTTGAAATGTTGGAGAATCCCTTGGAAGTGACACCAGAGGTGGAAAGGCGGGTTAATGAAGGGTTTAAGACATGGATGGGGTCGTCGCTCCTATCGTccgatgaagaagatgaaccaAACAGTTATTAG
- the LOC117637179 gene encoding eukaryotic translation initiation factor 3 subunit L, with protein MAAYDYEDAPGTYDETSATQRQASSGAPPSQDLGYDPNFVPDSVKSFVVHLYRHIREKNVYEIHQMYETSFQTLSERLFKDTPWPSVDAVAHYVDNDHVFCLLYREIWFRHLYARLSPTLKQRIDSWDNYCSLFQVVLHGVVNMQLPNQWLWDMVDEFVYQFQSFCQYRAKMKNKTEQEIALLRQFDQAWNVYGVLNFLQALVEKSMIIQILEHEKEGLEQFTATDGYDYNGGSNVLKVLGYFSMVGLLRVHCLLGDYHTGLKCLQPIDITQQGVYTTVIGSHISTIYHYGFANLMLRRYVEAIREFNKILLYIYKTKQYHQKSPQYEQILKKNEQMYALLAISLSLCPQVKLVEETVNSQLREKYGEKMIRMQRYDDEAFAIYDELFSYACPKFITPSPPSFEEPLVNYNQDAYRLQLKLFLYEVKQQQLLSGIRTFLKVYSSISLAKLASYMEVDESKLRTILLTYKHKTHAVDTDGKIISNADVDFYIDDDLIYVVESKPAKRYGDYFLRQIVKLEGVINDMDRVKLD; from the exons ATGGCAGCGTACGACTACGAAGATGCACCAGGGACCTACGACGAAACGTCAGCGACACAGCGCCAGGCGTCGTCCGGAGCCCCTCCATCGCAAGACCTAGGGTACGACCCGAACTTCGTCCCGGACTCCGTCAAATCTTTCGTCGTTCACCTCTACCGCCACATCCGCGAGAAGAATGTGTACGAGATCCACCAGATGTACGAGACGTCGTTTCAGACGCTTTCCGAACGGCTCTTCAAGGACACGCCATGGCCCTCCGTCGACGCAGTCGCCCACTACGTCGACAATGACCACGTCTTCTGCCTCCTCTACCGCGAGATATGGTTCCGCCACCTGTACGCCAGGCTGTCGCCGACGCTGAAGCAGAGAATCGACTCTTGGGACAATTACTGTAGCCTCTTCCAGGTCGTCCTCCACGGCGTCGTTAATATGCAGCTGCCCAACCAGTGGCTCTGGGACATGGTCGACGAGTTCGTGTACCAGTTCCAGAGCTTTTGCCAGTACAGAGCTAAGATGAAGAACAAGACTGAGCAGGAGATTGCCCTTCTCAGACAGTTTGATCAA GCCTGGAATGTGTATGGTGTGCTTAACTTTTTGCAAGCTCTGGTGGAGAAGTCCATGATCATTCAGATTCTCGAGCACGAGAAGGAAGGGCTTGAGCAGTTTACTGCTACAGATGGGTATGATTATAATGGTGGGAGTAATGTTTTGAAGGTATTGGGGTATTTCAGCATGGTGGGATTGCTTCGGGTACATTGTCTCTTGGGTGATTATCATACTGGCCTGAAATGCTTGCAGCCCATTGACATTACCCAGCAAGGTGTTTACACAACTGTTATTGGAAGCCACATTAGCACCATTTATCATTATGGTTTTGCTAATCTTATGTTGCGTAG GTACGTGGAGGCAATTCGTGAATTTAATAAGATTCTGTTGTACATCTATAAAACCAAGCAATACCATCAGAAGTCTCCACAGTATGAGCAGATACTAAAGAAGAATGAGCAGATGTATGCCCTGTTGGCAATTTCCCTTTCACTGTGTCCACAGGTGAAGCTTGTTGAGGAAACTGTGAACTCTCAGTTGCGTGAGAAGTATGGTGAAAAGATGATCAGGATGCAAAGATACGATGATGAAGCATTTGCTATTTATGATGAACTCTTCTCGTATGCATGCCCTAAGTTCATTACCCCATCCCCTCCAAGTTTTGAGGAGCCTCTTGTTAATTACAACCAG GATGCTTATAGACTTCAATTGAAGCTGTTCCTTTATGAAGTGAAGCAGCAACAGTTATTATCAGGCATTCGGACTTTCTTAAAAGTCTATTCATCCATCTCTCTTGCGAAGCTAGCAAGCTACATGGAAGTGGATGAATCCAAGTTGAG GACTATCTTGTTGACATACAAGCACAAGACACATGCTGTTGATACTGACGGAAAAATCATTTCCAATGCTGATGTGGACTTCTATATTGATGAT GACTTGATTTATGTTGTCGaatcaaaaccagcaaaacGATATGGGGATTACTTCTTGCGGCAAATTGTGAAG CTTGAAGGGGTTATCAATGATATGGACAGGGTAAAGCTGGATTGA
- the LOC117623540 gene encoding D-amino-acid transaminase, chloroplastic isoform X1 has product MASLPSLPKPISQNPHFPTKPAAHSHSLNVIPRKHSFSGHGLLNFQHGSFRARETRVIRSSNQTEAVPDYSIQVSDVPLLTCSEAIEKLKTYRENRHGKQQYLAMYSSIFGGITTDPAAMVIPIDDHMVHRGHGVFDTAAIRDGYLYELDQHLDRILRSASMAKIDIPFDRESIRRILIQTVSASKCKTGSLRYWLSTGPGDFQLSPSGCHQPALYAIVIQDLSPFNSKGIKVVTSSIPIKPPQFATMKSVNYLPNVLSKMEAEEEGAFAAIWLDCDGFIAEGPNMNVAFVTKEKELVMPQFDKILSGCTAKRVLVLAEGLVREGKLRGVRIENVTVEEGKKADEMMLIGSGILVRPVVQWDEQVIGDGKEGSLTQILLNLIIEDMKSGPPTVREPIPY; this is encoded by the exons ATGGCTTCCCTCCCATCTCTCCCAAAACCCATCTCGCAAAACCCACACTTTCCCACAAAACCAGCTGCCCATTCACATAGCTTGAACGTAATTCCACGAAAGCATTCATTTTCGGGACATGGGTTGCTTAATTTTCAACATGGGTCGTTCAGAGCCAGAGAGACGAGGGTCATCAGAAGCTCGAACCAAACCGAAGCTGTGCCTG ATTATAGCATTCAAGTCTCTGATGTTCCACTGCTGACTTGCTCAGAG GCAATTGAGAAGCTAAAAACATACCGGGAAAATCGACACGGTAAGCAGCAATATCTCGCTATGTACTCTAGCATTTTTGGAGGAATCACAACTGATCCAGCTGCTATGGTGATCCCCATTGATGACCACATGGTCCACAGAGGGCATGGTGTTTTCGACACTGCTGCTATAAGAGATGG GTATCTGTACGAGTTGGACCAGCACCTGGACCGTATTTTACGGTCAGCATCCATGGCCAAAATTGACATACCATTTGATCGAGAAAGCATAAGGAGAATACTCATACAAACTGTGAGTGCTTCCAAGTGCAAAACAGGATCACTAAGGTACTGGCTCTCGACGGGGCCTGGTGATTTTCAGTTATCTCCATCTGGCTGCCATCAGCCAGCTCTTTATGCTATTGTAATCCAAGATCTATCACCGTTCAATTCGAAGGGCATTAAAGTAGTTACTTCATCAATCCCAATAAAACCTCCCCAATTTGCAACCATGAAGAGTGTGAATTATCTTCCAAATGTGCTTTCAAAGATGGAGGCTGAAGAAGAAGGTGCATTTGCAGCAATTTGGCTGGACTGTGATGGATTCATTGCTGAAGGGCCTAACATGAATGTGGCTTTTGTTACAAAAGAGAAGGAACTTGTGATGCCTCAGTTTGACAAAATCCTAAGCGGATGCACAGCTAAGAGAGTTTTGGTTCTTGCAGAAGGGCTGGTGAGGGAGGGTAAGCTTCGGGGAGTAAGGATAGAAAATGTGACTGTTGAGGAAGGGAAGAAGGCAGATGAGATGATGCTTATTGGCAGTGGAATTCTCGTTCGCCCTGTAGTGCAGTGGGATGAGCAGGTCATTGGTGATG GCAAAGAAGGCTCCTTGACTCAGATTCTATTGAATCTTATTATCGAGGACATGAAATCTGGCCCTCCTACTGTCCGAGAGCCTATTCCTTACTAA